A portion of the Calditrichota bacterium genome contains these proteins:
- a CDS encoding extracellular solute-binding protein, protein MKRKSFLFFFFFSYLVFAHGAGIAREEHFVNFWSVGTHDEAAVMQKIADIFYQRSGIRVHVQPIPWGNFATKYLTAMASGDPPDAGTSNLSAPLDYGKVGGVIDLEKAYPEAISRLKEKIFPDMWPTCYFQGHLFGIPSNATALVGFYRKDIFQKLGLQPPKTWSELIHVLDVLTAHRYQYGFLWTRNAHWGIGTYIWPYGELVYEENGTKVNWTSPNFLKGYSFAINLWNSYNLIYEKPVELMSLRDPEKALPLFFDYDLRYGEIIIRSPHLKDKFGFFPFPQADDGVPATIMGGRTLVIFRDAKNPDDAMKWIEFLMSEEAQLAQYRALANLGERSQMLLSVNQDFWKEDLGMLPGHQELFHEVYQRLKSFPGYPWTKESDRILEQSFYKVREKLENYLKKVADAQNLSVFDLKVAFARGEFRKEKENFQKFLQQTCREVLSASAAIAQKKLDRERSDYYKYFGKRLEKIIQSGDGWDILDYAKAIVIGIIAVFLGFIFGSRDTRKSFNSYLYIAPPVISALVFIFIPILVSLYLSFTKYNPVIPLSHAHWVGLENYILILKSPELWGSLGRSLYFALLVLPIQLFIAVILAACLDKNLIPDRLYKFMYFSPLVTSVVSVSLIWFALYAGTNYGWINTLLLKLEIVKDPVRFLKDKALFLNSVIVMSIWQGLAFAILIFLAGLQNVNKELYEASAIDGAGPLRQFFYISLPNLKPQLTFLVIMGTIGAIQVFEQIYMLGGGAGEAESKFGPDDSGMTIVPFLYRKGFEYFKMGEASAIAYLLFILLFILTYLNLKLITRRD, encoded by the coding sequence ATGAAAAGAAAATCTTTTCTATTTTTCTTCTTTTTTAGTTACCTCGTTTTTGCTCACGGCGCAGGGATTGCCCGGGAGGAACATTTCGTCAATTTCTGGAGCGTCGGTACGCACGATGAAGCCGCGGTGATGCAGAAAATTGCCGACATTTTTTATCAACGAAGCGGCATTCGCGTGCACGTGCAACCTATTCCCTGGGGAAATTTTGCTACCAAATATTTGACTGCCATGGCTTCCGGAGATCCCCCGGACGCTGGCACCAGCAATTTGTCCGCGCCGCTGGACTACGGCAAAGTTGGCGGTGTGATCGATCTGGAAAAAGCTTATCCTGAGGCAATTTCTCGTTTGAAAGAAAAGATTTTTCCTGATATGTGGCCCACCTGCTATTTTCAGGGACATTTATTCGGAATCCCCTCCAATGCCACGGCGCTGGTTGGATTTTACCGAAAAGATATTTTCCAAAAACTTGGCTTACAGCCGCCAAAAACCTGGTCCGAGCTAATTCATGTATTGGATGTTCTGACGGCTCATCGCTATCAGTACGGATTCCTCTGGACGCGAAATGCGCACTGGGGAATCGGAACCTACATCTGGCCCTACGGAGAGCTGGTGTACGAAGAAAACGGCACAAAAGTGAATTGGACGTCTCCGAATTTCCTCAAAGGATACAGTTTTGCCATCAATCTGTGGAATTCCTACAATTTAATTTACGAAAAACCAGTGGAGCTGATGTCTCTGCGCGATCCGGAAAAGGCGCTGCCGTTATTTTTTGACTATGATTTGCGATACGGCGAAATCATCATTCGTTCGCCGCATTTGAAAGATAAATTTGGCTTTTTCCCTTTCCCTCAGGCTGACGATGGCGTCCCGGCCACGATAATGGGCGGCAGGACTCTGGTCATTTTTCGTGACGCGAAAAATCCTGATGATGCCATGAAATGGATTGAATTTCTCATGTCCGAAGAAGCGCAGCTCGCGCAATATCGCGCTCTGGCAAATTTAGGCGAGCGTTCACAAATGCTTCTGTCTGTGAATCAGGATTTCTGGAAAGAAGATCTGGGAATGCTGCCCGGGCATCAGGAATTATTCCACGAAGTTTATCAGCGACTGAAATCTTTTCCCGGCTATCCCTGGACAAAGGAGTCGGATCGGATTCTGGAACAGAGCTTTTACAAGGTGAGAGAGAAACTGGAAAATTATTTAAAAAAAGTAGCTGACGCCCAAAATTTGAGCGTTTTTGATTTGAAAGTTGCTTTTGCCAGAGGAGAGTTCAGGAAAGAAAAGGAAAATTTTCAAAAATTTCTTCAACAAACCTGCCGCGAGGTTCTGTCCGCTTCTGCTGCCATCGCGCAGAAAAAATTAGATCGGGAGCGAAGCGATTATTACAAATATTTTGGCAAACGTCTGGAAAAAATCATTCAATCCGGCGATGGCTGGGATATTCTGGATTATGCCAAGGCAATCGTTATCGGAATAATTGCCGTTTTTCTGGGATTCATTTTCGGTTCGCGGGATACAAGAAAATCATTCAATTCATACCTGTACATTGCACCGCCGGTGATTTCGGCACTTGTTTTCATTTTTATTCCCATTTTGGTATCGTTGTATTTGAGTTTCACAAAATACAATCCGGTGATCCCGCTGAGTCATGCGCACTGGGTGGGATTGGAAAATTATATTTTGATTTTGAAAAGCCCTGAGCTCTGGGGTAGCCTCGGCAGGTCTCTGTATTTTGCACTGCTCGTGTTGCCCATTCAGTTGTTCATTGCCGTTATTCTGGCAGCGTGTCTGGATAAAAATCTCATCCCTGACCGGCTGTACAAGTTTATGTATTTTTCGCCGTTGGTCACTTCTGTTGTTTCAGTGAGTTTGATCTGGTTTGCGCTTTACGCCGGGACAAATTACGGCTGGATTAATACCCTGCTTTTGAAACTGGAAATCGTTAAAGATCCGGTACGGTTCCTGAAGGACAAAGCCCTTTTCCTCAATAGTGTGATTGTGATGTCCATCTGGCAGGGGCTGGCGTTTGCGATTTTGATTTTCTTAGCCGGTTTGCAAAATGTGAACAAAGAACTTTACGAGGCATCCGCCATTGACGGCGCCGGGCCTCTTCGGCAATTTTTTTACATCAGTCTGCCAAATTTGAAACCACAGCTCACTTTTCTAGTCATCATGGGAACGATTGGCGCGATTCAGGTTTTTGAACAAATTTACATGCTCGGCGGCGGAGCCGGCGAGGCAGAGTCCAAATTTGGCCCTGATGATTCCGGCATGACCATTGTGCCTTTTCTTTATCGCAAAGGTTTTGAATATTTCAAAATGGGAGAGGCTTCTGCCATCGCCTATTTGCTGTTCATTTTGTTGTTTATTTTGACTTATTTGAATTTAAAATTAATCACCAGACGGGATTGA
- a CDS encoding cellulase family glycosylhydrolase — translation MKRLIAIFVILFSVLVFCSKEEKNTPTQPGPSSNLSWLSVSGNKIIDENGEQVLLYGVNRSGLEYDKNGNRMSQGEFQYIIQDWGAKIIRLPFNEDWVLNDEAYSSKLDQVIDWIKSLGAYVLLDLQWQNTQVRIPPIPDSAAIDMWKQLAERYKDEPAVLYDIHNEAHDVGISQWRARASEIIEAIQSVHHRALILVSGLNWASDISEWAKNPLPYSNIVYSVHVYPWMGNKNSWGQKFGNYSEQLPMFVGEFGGYAEHLDWGKELITYLRQKKIGWTAWSWVDDPHLTQDDHVTPTEFGALVRSYLQRYASPEEYSNQIFDVQVQFISSDRATIYWKTKLESDSRVLYGLTEQYTDSVYAPIFLTVHTMKLTNLLADTTYHFKIQSTDDLGFVTETNDSTFSTLKP, via the coding sequence ATGAAACGATTGATTGCGATTTTTGTCATTCTATTTTCTGTGCTTGTTTTTTGCAGCAAAGAAGAAAAGAATACTCCTACCCAGCCAGGCCCTTCTTCAAATTTATCGTGGCTCAGCGTCTCAGGAAATAAAATTATCGATGAAAACGGCGAACAGGTTTTGCTCTACGGCGTCAATCGTTCCGGACTGGAATATGATAAAAATGGCAATCGCATGAGTCAGGGAGAATTCCAATACATCATTCAGGATTGGGGAGCAAAAATAATTCGTTTGCCTTTCAACGAAGACTGGGTTTTGAATGACGAAGCCTATTCTTCCAAACTGGATCAGGTCATTGATTGGATAAAAAGTTTGGGCGCCTACGTACTTTTAGATTTGCAATGGCAAAACACGCAGGTGAGAATTCCACCAATTCCGGACAGCGCTGCAATTGACATGTGGAAACAGTTAGCGGAGCGGTACAAAGATGAACCTGCTGTGTTGTATGACATCCACAACGAGGCTCACGATGTCGGAATTTCGCAATGGCGTGCACGAGCCAGCGAAATCATCGAAGCCATTCAGTCCGTCCATCACAGAGCGCTGATTTTGGTGTCCGGTCTGAACTGGGCTTCTGATATCAGCGAGTGGGCGAAAAATCCGTTGCCTTATTCGAATATTGTTTACAGTGTTCATGTCTATCCCTGGATGGGAAACAAAAATAGCTGGGGACAGAAATTTGGGAATTACTCCGAACAACTGCCCATGTTTGTTGGTGAATTTGGCGGCTATGCCGAGCATCTGGATTGGGGGAAAGAATTGATCACTTATCTTCGACAAAAGAAAATTGGCTGGACTGCCTGGAGCTGGGTCGATGATCCCCATCTCACGCAGGACGATCATGTGACGCCAACAGAATTCGGCGCGTTAGTTCGCAGCTATCTGCAGAGATATGCTTCACCGGAAGAGTACTCCAATCAGATTTTCGACGTACAGGTGCAATTCATTTCATCAGATCGGGCGACAATTTATTGGAAGACAAAATTAGAATCCGATTCTCGCGTACTCTATGGCCTGACCGAACAATACACAGATTCCGTGTATGCGCCAATTTTTCTCACGGTGCATACGATGAAATTGACAAATTTATTAGCTGACACAACTTATCACTTCAAAATTCAATCAACAGATGATCTTGGTTTTGTGACCGAAACTAACGATTCAACCTTTTCAACTTTGAAGCCGTAA
- a CDS encoding ADP-ribosylglycohydrolase family protein, giving the protein MDLEEQHWKISLRERIEAMLAASAIADAMAGPFEGRDTEKSRRFLKEGGWIDDFSVYPAAYQHYWNVYSRHAKAGTFTDDTRLRLLVCQAMIENSKKSASDFLTRKALAQFIFDEYQEARISYEKQVQDNSIKFLEQPVSLREKFLHLWFMWEITKTATSVFVPQKPKLLSPPAERNAVREYTSEPWFCKPVKPYTVKTDLKSQFNNSSYDRGEVLPLGLITLPPLSVFFPGDPRGCFKFVREIDFFDIGEAPIYAATAAAILSDLLGGKSWPELILEIQEFGLEFYLGAEKTHELSDLDQKIITAIMLSHRFRSRETEANKENFAPFASALYDRFAVGEEIMCTIGEMLPVALAIMDYSPQDLKWLIEFGVNYGRDNDTVASLAALFGGAAYGMKTIPQKWMEVVSRANRVDFHELAEGLSRISTDKRVEFSSDVF; this is encoded by the coding sequence ATGGATTTAGAAGAACAACATTGGAAAATTTCTCTACGAGAACGAATCGAGGCCATGTTGGCGGCATCGGCGATTGCTGATGCAATGGCAGGTCCTTTTGAGGGACGGGACACTGAAAAATCGCGTCGGTTTTTAAAAGAAGGCGGTTGGATAGATGATTTTTCCGTCTATCCTGCGGCGTATCAACATTACTGGAATGTGTATTCCCGCCATGCCAAAGCCGGAACTTTTACTGACGATACCCGGCTGCGGCTGCTGGTTTGTCAAGCAATGATCGAAAATTCAAAAAAATCAGCCTCGGATTTTTTAACAAGAAAGGCACTGGCGCAGTTCATCTTTGATGAATATCAGGAAGCACGAATAAGTTATGAAAAACAGGTGCAGGATAATTCCATTAAATTTCTGGAACAACCGGTTTCGTTGCGGGAAAAATTTTTACATTTGTGGTTCATGTGGGAAATTACGAAAACAGCGACTTCTGTTTTTGTGCCGCAAAAGCCGAAACTGTTGAGCCCACCGGCTGAGCGAAATGCGGTCCGGGAATATACCAGCGAGCCCTGGTTTTGTAAACCTGTCAAACCTTACACGGTGAAAACCGATCTCAAAAGTCAGTTCAACAACAGCAGTTACGACAGGGGAGAGGTCTTGCCTCTGGGGTTGATTACTTTGCCGCCTTTGAGCGTGTTTTTTCCCGGTGACCCGAGGGGATGTTTTAAATTTGTTCGGGAAATTGATTTTTTCGATATCGGAGAAGCGCCGATCTATGCCGCAACTGCCGCAGCGATTTTATCTGATTTGCTGGGGGGAAAAAGTTGGCCCGAATTGATTCTGGAAATCCAGGAATTTGGTTTGGAATTTTATCTTGGTGCGGAAAAAACGCACGAGCTGTCCGATTTGGATCAAAAAATTATTACGGCGATTATGCTCAGCCATCGATTCCGAAGCCGTGAGACAGAAGCGAATAAAGAAAATTTCGCGCCTTTTGCCAGCGCGCTTTACGATCGATTTGCCGTGGGGGAAGAAATAATGTGCACCATAGGCGAAATGTTGCCAGTCGCGTTGGCGATAATGGATTACTCGCCGCAGGATTTAAAATGGTTGATCGAATTTGGCGTCAATTACGGCAGAGATAACGACACGGTGGCTTCTCTGGCAGCGCTTTTTGGCGGCGCGGCTTACGGAATGAAAACCATTCCACAAAAATGGATGGAAGTAGTCTCTCGGGCGAATCGAGTTGATTTTCATGAGTTGGCTGAAGGCTTGAGCCGTATTTCTACGGATAAAAGAGTCGAGTTTTCATCTGATGTTTTTTAA